The bacterium genome segment GGCCGCCTGACGACGGCCGATCTGATCACCTTTGCCCTTTACTTACTCACTATCTCTATGCCCATTCGAACCTTAGCCAGGGCCAATATGGCTATTCAACAAGCGGCCGTGGCCGGAACCCGCATCTTTGAAGTTATTGACCTTCAGGAGACCTTGCCTGAAGTTCCCCAGGCTCATAAGTTAGAGTCGTTATCCGGCCGGATAGAGTTCCTAAATACCTCTTTTGGTTATAATGGTCAAAATGTGCTTCATCAGATAAACCTGAAGATTAAACCAGGGGAAGCGATTGCCTTAGTCGGGCCATCAGGGGGAGGGAAAACCACCCTAACAGACCTCATCCCCAGGATGTTTGACCCTACCTCCGGCAGCGTGGTGATCGATGGCTATGACTTAAGGAAGGTAGATTTGAAATCTTTAAGGAAGCAGATTGCGGTCGTTCCCCAACAGACCATCCTCTTTTCCGGCACGGTCGCTGAAAATATTGCTTATGGCCGGCCTGACGCCTCTTTCGATGAGATCGTCAGAGCAGCCAAAGCGGCTAATGCCCATAACTTTATTATTAAACTGGAGAATGAATATCATACCCCTATTGGAGAAGACGGCGTTAAACTGTCCGGGGGAGAGCGGCAAAGGCTGGCTATTGCCCGGGCCATTATTCGACAGCCGGCCATACTCATCCTCGATGAGGCCACTTCAAACCTTGATACAGAATCCGAGGCCTTAGTTCAGGAGGCCCTGGCCAGGATAATGAAAAACCAGACCACCATTGTAGTGGCCCACCGGCTTTCCACTGTGGTCAGGGCAGATAGAATCGTGGTTATCAATAATGGACGGATTGTGGAAGTCGGCCGGCATGAAGAACTGTTGGCCGGCGGGGGATTATATAAGGCCTTGTATGAGGGACAGGCGGTGTGGTGAGAGAGAGGATGTTTTTATGAAAAAGCTGGGCCTTATTGCCGGGGCAGGGGATATCCCTTTACTTCTGGCCAGAGAGATCAAAAAGAAGGAAAGGGAGATGGTCGTCATAGATTTGAGCGGCGATAATCGCTTCGAGGGAGAGGGAGAAATAGAGCGGGTTTACCACCTGGCTTTGGGTAGGATAGATAAAATCATTCAGACCTTACATCGGGAAGAGGTGGAAGAAGTTATTATGATTGGCAAACTGGATAAAGGCATACTTTTTACTCAACCTGACCTGGATGAACGGGCTTATTCCTTGCTTAAAAGACTGCCGGACAGAAATGATACCTCTATTATGCAAGCCATAGTTAATGAATTAGAGGGAGAAGAGATAAATGTCTTAGATCAGACCAGGTATCTCTCGGAGTGGCAGCCGGCCAAAGGGGTTTTGACTAAGAAGGCGCCGGAACCGCACCAATGGCAGGATATTGAATATGGCTCTTCCCTGGCCCGGAAAATAGCCGCTCTGGATATTGGTCAGACTGTAGTGATCAAGAAACAAACTATTCTGGCGGTAGAGGCCATCGAGGGGACCGATGCCGCTATTAGACGGGGAGGAAAATTAGGTGGGGACGGGGTAGTGGTGGTTAAGGTAAGTCGTCCTTATCATGATGTTCGGTTTGATGTCCCGGTAGTAGGTATAAAGACAGTCCGCACTATGGCCGAAGTTAAGGCCGCGGTGCTGGCTATTGAGGCTAAAATGACCCTGATGGTTGAAAGAGACCGTATCCTGGAGGAAGCCGATAATGGGGGAATGGTCATCGTGGCGGTTTAGCCCTTATACCCGTTTTTTCTGAGAAAACGGGTTTCTTGCCCCACCCTGATTACAACATAATTGAATCTAAGCAATCAGACCAATGAAAAGTAAGCATCAGAAGACACTTGAAGCTATCTTTGAAGAACCCATCCGGCGAGATATTAAATGGGATGAGGTAGTGTCTCTTATTATGGCCTTGGGAGGTTCGGTTAGACATAAAAGAGGTTCGGCCAGAAGGTTTGATCTAAAGGGTATATCGTTCAATATCCATGAACCACATCCGCAAAATGAATTGAAACGCTATGCCGTTAAAGGCTTACGGGATTTTTTAATAACAGCAGGAGGAATAGATTATGCAATATAAAGGATATACCGCTGAAATTGAATACGATGAAGAGGATGGAATATTCCATGGAAGAGTAGCCAATATTATAGATGTAATAGTGTTTGAAGGTAAATCTGGAGAGGAATTAAAAGAGTCTTTTCAGGCAGCCGTAGATGAATATTTAGAGGATTGCCAAGAGATAGGGAAAAAGCCTTCATCAAGTCATTTTGTTTTGAGTATTACTCCGGAAGATCATCAAAAAATATCAATAGCCGCCACCAAAGCGGGTATGAATCTTAATCAATGGGCCACTCAAATCCTCTTACAACATGCGTTATCCACATGAGAAGTAATTACTCAGCCCACCAAATACCCCAAAAAACCCGAAAAGATAAGGAAATCAAGAGAAGAATTCGTCGTAAGATAGTTAGAAATAGACTCTTTATTGGGTTTAGTTCTTTTATCTTCACCCTTATTCTTTATCTTATTGGTTTGACTCTCCGTCTCAAGGTAGTGGGAGAGGAAAGGGTAGATGAATTTCGTCAAAAAGGTCAGAGGCTGATCTACTGTCTCTGGCACAGCAGAATCCTTTTGACGGCTTATCGTCTCAGACATCGGGGCATAAATGTTATCGTCAGTCCGAGCAGAGATGGGGAGTATATCAGCCGGATTCTTAAATTAACCGGTTCTTGTCCCATTCGGGGTTCGAGCAG includes the following:
- a CDS encoding type II toxin-antitoxin system HicB family antitoxin; the protein is MQYKGYTAEIEYDEEDGIFHGRVANIIDVIVFEGKSGEELKESFQAAVDEYLEDCQEIGKKPSSSHFVLSITPEDHQKISIAATKAGMNLNQWATQILLQHALST
- the lpxI gene encoding UDP-2,3-diacylglucosamine diphosphatase LpxI (LpxI, functionally equivalent to LpxH, replaces it in LPS biosynthesis in a minority of bacteria.) — its product is MKKLGLIAGAGDIPLLLAREIKKKEREMVVIDLSGDNRFEGEGEIERVYHLALGRIDKIIQTLHREEVEEVIMIGKLDKGILFTQPDLDERAYSLLKRLPDRNDTSIMQAIVNELEGEEINVLDQTRYLSEWQPAKGVLTKKAPEPHQWQDIEYGSSLARKIAALDIGQTVVIKKQTILAVEAIEGTDAAIRRGGKLGGDGVVVVKVSRPYHDVRFDVPVVGIKTVRTMAEVKAAVLAIEAKMTLMVERDRILEEADNGGMVIVAV
- a CDS encoding type II toxin-antitoxin system HicA family toxin, producing MKSKHQKTLEAIFEEPIRRDIKWDEVVSLIMALGGSVRHKRGSARRFDLKGISFNIHEPHPQNELKRYAVKGLRDFLITAGGIDYAI
- a CDS encoding ABC transporter ATP-binding protein; amino-acid sequence: MKAYLRLLTYLKPYRWMLLLAFVCMGAGSVCTLALPWMIRNLIKKSLDTGDLAGLNLVILTAAIIVFLLALARYGEQFLMNYVAQRIIFTLRNQIFTRFTTLSLKYHISRRTGEMMSRIINDVNILQSFIDSTVVKLIQEPLVLLGGIGFLFYLHWKLTLLSLVLGPLIAITISKFGRKMRRVSMRIQEKIADLTAFLEEVIKGIQVVKLFGQENYENTRFEQENKRYLRLYLKGAKLQAASTPSIEFLGSMGIIIVLWYGGHEVISGRLTTADLITFALYLLTISMPIRTLARANMAIQQAAVAGTRIFEVIDLQETLPEVPQAHKLESLSGRIEFLNTSFGYNGQNVLHQINLKIKPGEAIALVGPSGGGKTTLTDLIPRMFDPTSGSVVIDGYDLRKVDLKSLRKQIAVVPQQTILFSGTVAENIAYGRPDASFDEIVRAAKAANAHNFIIKLENEYHTPIGEDGVKLSGGERQRLAIARAIIRQPAILILDEATSNLDTESEALVQEALARIMKNQTTIVVAHRLSTVVRADRIVVINNGRIVEVGRHEELLAGGGLYKALYEGQAVW